A part of Bacillota bacterium genomic DNA contains:
- the alr gene encoding alanine racemase, with amino-acid sequence MDPLPPVWVEIDTGKLKENLSKVRRAIPTDFFAVVKNNAYGHGLVQTSRLFLRLGARGLAVNSLEEARTLRRRGIRGPILIFHPGFPFQGEQVALYDLTQTLCTLPMAEALVRAGEKYKRKIRVHLKIDIGMGRSGIKPEEALAFLRQVSALDRKRRLLWEGIYTHFPTSHNIPQTKRQLDRFLKTVEELDKHGFTFTWVHAANSAAAVLVPESRLDLCRLGNALYGQCAPLPTETAWCLKTYLVLVKELAKGETLGYGSTYRAPAPLQIGTIPLGYGDGLLLDPPGDIQSSLGALGRKLLHKERQLVRIQGQPTHFLGRTSMGMATIRIPPGVSAQIQEPVAIYQRFTSIPPHIPRLFIEGGKVLCAEIAYRIYGVIHKNGHFYTTEPLA; translated from the coding sequence ATGGATCCTTTACCCCCGGTTTGGGTGGAAATCGATACGGGTAAACTCAAAGAAAACCTCAGCAAGGTAAGAAGGGCTATACCAACGGATTTCTTTGCCGTGGTGAAAAACAACGCCTATGGCCACGGGTTAGTGCAAACCAGTCGGCTCTTTCTCCGCCTAGGTGCCCGGGGCCTGGCAGTAAACAGCCTGGAAGAGGCCCGGACCTTGCGGCGTCGTGGCATCCGCGGTCCCATTCTCATCTTCCATCCCGGCTTCCCTTTCCAAGGGGAGCAGGTGGCCTTGTATGACCTTACCCAAACTTTGTGCACCCTGCCCATGGCCGAGGCCCTAGTTCGGGCAGGGGAGAAGTACAAAAGGAAGATCCGGGTGCATCTAAAGATCGATATCGGCATGGGGCGAAGTGGCATTAAACCCGAGGAGGCCTTGGCTTTCCTCCGCCAGGTGAGCGCCCTGGATAGGAAAAGGCGTCTGCTTTGGGAAGGGATTTACACCCACTTCCCCACCAGTCATAACATCCCCCAAACCAAAAGGCAGCTGGACCGCTTCTTGAAGACGGTAGAGGAATTAGACAAACATGGCTTCACCTTCACCTGGGTCCACGCGGCCAACAGTGCCGCCGCGGTGCTAGTGCCGGAAAGCAGGTTAGACCTTTGCCGCCTCGGCAACGCCCTCTACGGCCAGTGTGCCCCTTTACCCACGGAGACGGCCTGGTGTCTAAAGACCTATCTTGTCTTAGTGAAGGAGCTGGCCAAAGGCGAAACCCTCGGCTACGGTAGCACCTACCGGGCGCCAGCCCCACTGCAGATCGGCACCATCCCTTTGGGCTATGGAGATGGACTCTTGCTGGATCCGCCGGGGGATATTCAAAGTTCCCTCGGGGCCCTGGGCCGGAAGCTCCTGCACAAAGAAAGACAACTAGTGCGCATCCAGGGACAACCCACACACTTCCTGGGCCGGACGTCCATGGGCATGGCCACCATCCGGATTCCCCCTGGGGTATCCGCGCAAATCCAGGAACCAGTGGCCATCTATCAGCGGTTCACCTCCATCCCTCCCCATATACCTCGTCTCTTCATCGAAGGGGGCAAGGTCCTTTGTGCGGAAATCGCGTATCGGATCTACGGGGTAATCCACAAAAACGGCCATTTTTATACCACCGAACCCCTGGCCTAA
- a CDS encoding D-alanyl-D-alanine carboxypeptidase: MSLLSVLSLLSGVTCAEELRLAAEAVALVDGQTGVLLYGKNAFTRRSIASLTKVMTIFLTAENIQAGKIKMDDVVVADAKAQSLEGTELKVKQGQSFTVEELLYAAALISANDAAYMLAVHQAGSEAAFAQQMTQRARELGLEDTNFTDATGLNPSWEGNYSTAYDLAQLFRVAIQNPIFARVVGTARYRINSLGLEITNSNPLLGEYPGNEGGKTGFTTPAGHSLVTSATIEGWRLVAVVLGGPNREARQQDTKELLNYGFENLQLVIRKGEVVGTGPLSGGARSKVQLVAGSDFKAHVPPGYDGPPLERRLELDSPPPEAPVDPGQPFGRLVFYRGEEEVGSIPAVAKHGVGTANVVTRVISWFLGLFGRRP, from the coding sequence GTGAGTTTGCTTTCGGTCTTGTCATTGCTTTCCGGTGTGACCTGCGCCGAGGAACTCCGCCTTGCCGCAGAGGCGGTGGCCTTGGTGGATGGGCAGACCGGCGTACTACTTTACGGTAAAAACGCCTTTACCCGGCGGTCCATTGCCAGCCTCACCAAAGTGATGACCATCTTTCTGACCGCAGAAAACATCCAAGCGGGGAAGATCAAAATGGATGACGTGGTGGTGGCGGACGCCAAGGCCCAGTCCCTGGAGGGGACGGAACTGAAGGTGAAGCAGGGCCAGTCCTTCACTGTGGAAGAGCTTCTTTATGCTGCCGCCCTGATTTCCGCCAACGACGCTGCATATATGCTGGCGGTGCACCAAGCGGGTTCCGAGGCTGCCTTTGCCCAGCAGATGACGCAGCGAGCCAGGGAACTGGGCCTGGAGGATACCAACTTCACCGATGCCACGGGTCTTAACCCCAGCTGGGAAGGAAACTACTCCACCGCCTATGACTTGGCCCAACTCTTTCGGGTGGCCATCCAAAATCCCATCTTCGCCCGGGTGGTGGGCACCGCCCGGTACCGAATCAATTCTCTGGGTCTGGAGATTACCAACTCCAATCCCCTCCTCGGGGAGTATCCGGGGAATGAGGGGGGGAAGACCGGTTTCACCACCCCCGCGGGGCACAGCCTCGTTACCTCGGCCACCATTGAGGGCTGGAGGCTGGTGGCGGTAGTCCTGGGAGGACCAAACCGGGAGGCCCGGCAGCAAGATACCAAAGAGCTTCTGAATTATGGGTTTGAAAACCTCCAGTTGGTGATCCGCAAAGGAGAAGTGGTGGGGACCGGTCCCCTTTCTGGTGGAGCCCGCAGCAAAGTGCAGCTGGTGGCCGGATCCGACTTCAAGGCCCATGTCCCACCAGGCTATGACGGACCACCCTTGGAAAGAAGGTTGGAGCTGGATTCCCCACCACCGGAGGCCCCCGTGGACCCGGGCCAGCCCTTCGGCCGCCTTGTCTTTTACCGGGGGGAGGAAGAAGTGGGTTCCATCCCTGCGGTGGCTAAGCACGGGGTAGGGACGGCAAACGTGGTGACTAGAGTAATCAGTTGGTTTTTGGGCCTTTTCGGCCGCAGACCCTAG
- a CDS encoding peptidoglycan bridge formation glycyltransferase FemA/FemB family protein, with protein sequence MHLRLIHNNERDLFNGFLARQQGSFLQSYEWGELKAYTGWEPLRLILEDKDEILGAVSILKRGIPLGRSFFYAPHGPVLADPKHLEPLLGEIRPIAKEHRAIFLKIDPPIPKENLQFHKHLLKAGFRSVNKGKAFENVQPKFVFRLNIDKSEEQLLAEMKSKTRYNIRYAQRKGVQVRCSADKRDLSKFYSLLLETCQRDGFAVRNYGYFSRMWDLFVPRNMARLFLAYYQGQLLSATLLFVFGSQAWYLYGASSNELRNLQPNYAIQWAMIRYAKQRGCQVYDFRGVSGNLDPNHPLYGLYRFKEGFNPTLVEYIGELDLPYNKLLWSLYNKGEPLLRQMILLKGPLQEKLKLLGSRG encoded by the coding sequence ATGCACCTGCGGCTAATACATAACAATGAGCGGGATCTGTTTAATGGCTTTCTGGCAAGGCAACAGGGTAGTTTTCTACAATCCTACGAGTGGGGTGAATTGAAGGCCTATACCGGATGGGAACCTCTGCGCTTAATCTTGGAGGACAAGGACGAGATCCTTGGGGCCGTCTCCATTCTCAAACGAGGGATCCCCTTGGGCCGGAGTTTTTTCTACGCACCCCACGGACCCGTCCTGGCGGATCCAAAGCATCTGGAACCACTGCTCGGGGAAATCCGCCCCATTGCCAAAGAACACCGGGCCATCTTCCTCAAGATCGATCCGCCCATCCCCAAGGAAAACCTCCAGTTCCACAAACATCTGCTCAAGGCCGGTTTTCGCTCGGTGAACAAGGGCAAGGCCTTCGAGAACGTCCAGCCCAAATTCGTCTTCCGCTTGAATATCGACAAGAGCGAAGAACAGCTTTTGGCGGAGATGAAGTCCAAAACCCGTTACAACATCCGCTATGCCCAGCGGAAGGGAGTCCAAGTCCGCTGCTCCGCGGACAAAAGGGATCTGTCCAAATTCTATTCGTTACTTCTGGAAACCTGCCAGCGGGACGGATTTGCCGTGCGCAACTACGGTTACTTTTCCCGGATGTGGGATCTGTTTGTCCCCCGGAACATGGCCCGGCTATTCTTGGCCTACTACCAAGGGCAATTACTGTCCGCCACACTCTTGTTTGTCTTTGGCAGCCAAGCCTGGTATCTATACGGCGCCTCGAGCAACGAGCTTAGGAACCTGCAGCCCAACTACGCCATCCAGTGGGCCATGATCCGCTACGCCAAGCAACGGGGGTGCCAGGTTTATGATTTTCGCGGGGTAAGCGGCAATTTAGATCCCAACCATCCCTTGTATGGGCTGTATCGGTTCAAGGAGGGGTTTAACCCCACCTTGGTGGAATACATCGGGGAGCTGGATCTGCCCTACAACAAACTTCTTTGGAGTTTATATAACAAAGGTGAACCCTTGCTAAGGCAAATGATCCTCCTTAAAGGCCCCCTCCAAGAAAAACTGAAACTTCTAGGGAGTCGTGGCTAA
- a CDS encoding PASTA domain-containing protein: protein MYYDALLVSRKRILWLFCAVAVFFVVVVLRLFYVQVLQYQFLQGQGLKQRLRPIPVDAKRGTIYDRNGYVLATTISASSVYAIPVEITEPEKTAQLLAEVLDLDYDFVLKRVTANSAAEWIKKRVTDAEVTLVRSLDLPGIGIVENPVRYYPDGTIAPQVLGIVGIDNQGLEGIEFQYDAILRGRPGAVLVERDSMGREIPHGVHTYVKPVDGYDIYLTIDRNIQLMAQREIARVTQETGSKQGLILVMDPGTGEILATAIYPSFDAANYADYPDKYRRNVAITDNYEPGSTFKAVTAAAALDAGITTLQTRYFDPGFIRVSGWTIKCWHSAGHGSQNFIETLENSCNPVYARLGMELAELKEGRGFYEYIRDFGFGEPLGVDFPGEAVGILYPPSPDVPAVTWANIGFGQSISVTPLQLLNAMNAIANGGNLMRPYYVMRIVDKDGNVIEEREPEVIRQPVSREAAEQAALMLRSTVANGTASGADIPGYRVGGKTGTAQVAEGGVYSRSKVIASFFGIAPMDDPQFAALIVLWEPTGAYYGGVIAAPAFGIFALPMLRYLNVEQRLEDNGEERTVQVPKVVGLPLAEAERLITQQGLTYGIMGIGPVVTYQTPLPNVYVAQGAKVILYTDPTELLETGLVVRDGPTLH from the coding sequence TTGTATTACGATGCCCTGTTGGTCAGCAGAAAACGAATTCTGTGGCTCTTTTGTGCTGTGGCTGTGTTCTTCGTGGTGGTGGTGCTGCGCCTGTTTTATGTGCAGGTTTTGCAGTACCAGTTCCTCCAGGGACAGGGACTGAAACAACGATTACGACCCATTCCTGTGGATGCAAAGCGGGGGACCATCTATGACCGTAACGGCTATGTATTGGCCACCACGATTAGTGCCTCGTCGGTCTACGCTATCCCAGTGGAGATCACAGAACCGGAGAAGACTGCTCAGCTGTTGGCGGAAGTGCTGGACTTGGACTATGACTTTGTCTTGAAGCGGGTCACGGCCAACAGTGCCGCCGAGTGGATCAAAAAGCGGGTCACCGATGCGGAGGTGACCCTGGTGCGGAGTTTAGATCTGCCGGGCATTGGCATCGTGGAAAATCCCGTGCGGTATTACCCCGATGGGACCATTGCCCCCCAGGTATTGGGGATCGTGGGCATCGATAACCAGGGCCTGGAGGGAATCGAGTTCCAGTACGACGCGATCTTGCGGGGGCGTCCGGGGGCTGTGTTGGTGGAACGGGATTCCATGGGCCGGGAGATTCCGCACGGTGTCCACACCTATGTTAAACCGGTGGACGGCTATGATATTTACCTGACCATCGATCGGAACATCCAACTGATGGCCCAAAGGGAGATTGCCCGGGTTACCCAGGAAACCGGCTCGAAGCAGGGGTTGATCCTCGTGATGGATCCTGGAACCGGGGAGATCCTGGCTACGGCCATTTATCCCTCTTTTGACGCGGCCAACTATGCGGACTATCCGGACAAATACCGGCGGAATGTGGCCATCACCGACAATTACGAGCCCGGTTCCACCTTCAAGGCGGTTACCGCCGCGGCGGCCTTAGACGCAGGGATCACCACCCTCCAAACCCGCTATTTCGACCCCGGTTTTATCCGCGTTTCCGGGTGGACGATCAAATGTTGGCACAGCGCCGGACACGGCTCCCAAAACTTCATTGAGACCCTGGAAAACTCCTGTAACCCCGTGTATGCCCGCCTGGGCATGGAATTGGCGGAACTGAAGGAAGGACGCGGTTTTTATGAATACATCCGTGACTTTGGTTTCGGTGAGCCCTTGGGCGTAGACTTTCCCGGTGAGGCGGTGGGGATTTTGTATCCCCCCAGTCCCGATGTGCCCGCGGTCACCTGGGCCAACATCGGTTTTGGGCAGAGTATCAGCGTGACCCCCCTGCAGCTGTTGAATGCCATGAATGCCATCGCCAATGGCGGTAACCTGATGCGACCCTACTATGTAATGAGGATCGTGGATAAGGACGGGAATGTCATCGAGGAGAGGGAACCGGAGGTCATTCGTCAGCCGGTCTCGCGGGAGGCCGCGGAGCAAGCGGCCCTGATGCTCCGTTCCACTGTGGCCAATGGCACCGCCAGCGGTGCCGACATCCCTGGCTACCGGGTGGGGGGCAAGACGGGTACAGCCCAGGTGGCCGAAGGGGGAGTGTACAGCCGCTCCAAGGTGATTGCCTCCTTCTTTGGGATCGCACCGATGGATGATCCCCAATTTGCGGCCCTTATTGTCCTTTGGGAGCCTACCGGTGCTTACTACGGCGGTGTGATTGCGGCACCGGCCTTTGGAATCTTCGCCCTGCCGATGCTGCGGTACTTGAACGTGGAACAGCGGCTGGAGGATAACGGTGAGGAAAGAACGGTGCAAGTGCCAAAGGTTGTCGGGCTACCATTGGCGGAGGCGGAACGATTGATCACCCAACAGGGACTGACCTACGGAATCATGGGGATCGGACCCGTGGTTACCTATCAGACTCCCTTACCCAACGTCTATGTGGCCCAAGGGGCTAAGGTCATCCTCTACACAGATCCCACCGAGCTGTTGGAAACGGGTCTGGTGGTACGGGATGGGCCTACACTCCATTGA